In Miscanthus floridulus cultivar M001 chromosome 5, ASM1932011v1, whole genome shotgun sequence, one genomic interval encodes:
- the LOC136455631 gene encoding transcription repressor OFP14-like: MEDDRKRTRLRKSLQLYLSRTLKKIPPIHIPSSAIPANITSAHLLSTCRFPRTPSLDLDAAAAASADDNSKDQAATLSDVDRFLFDNFRSLYIHDNNDPSLSVGTSTSVVNGTPPTSETSSSSESASEDIKEARPGEEGGDSATIVVFTMDPYTDFRRSMQNMIKLHHGCVCQPLDWDFLEELLFFYLQLNDKAMHKHILRAFADLTAGTHMGSSTPGNAQWADKSLRSRKNH; the protein is encoded by the coding sequence ATGGAAGACGATAGGAAAAGAACCAGGCTGCGCAAATCCTTGCAGCTCTACCTCTCCAGGACGCTCAAGAAGATCCCTCCAATCCACATCCCCAGTTCAGCCATTCCAGCTAACATCACCAGCGCGCACCTCCTCTCCACCTGCAGGTTCCCAAGAACCCCGTCGCTGGAtttggacgccgccgccgccgccagtgcGGACGACAACAGCAAGGACCAAGCGGCGACGCTCTCCGACGTCGACCGCTTCCTCTTCGACAACTTCCGGTCCCTCTACATACATGACAACAACGATCCATCATTATCGGTAGGCACATCGACATCAGTCGTCAACGGGACACCACCAACATCGGAGACGTCATCTTCCTCAGAATCGGCCTCAGAAGACATCAAGGAAGCTAGGCCAGGTGAGGAGGGTGGCGACAGCGCGACCATAGTGGTCTTCACCATGGATCCTTACACAGACTTCCGGAGATCCATGCAGAACATGATAAAGTTGCACCATGGCTGCGTATGTCAGCCATTGGATTGGGACTTCCTGGAGGAGCTGCTCTTTTTCTACCTGCAGCTGAATGACAAGGCTATGCACAAGCACATTCTCAGAGCCTTTGCTGACCTGACTGCCGGAACTCACATGGGCAGTTCAACCCCTGGAAATGCCCAGTGGGCTGACAAGAGCCTTAGAAGTCGGAAAAATCACTAG